From the genome of Deinococcus sp. JMULE3, one region includes:
- a CDS encoding ABC transporter permease, whose protein sequence is MTTHPAAAATAPTSPAPRRRGGIGLGGAFTIAWRAIVGTPLRSVLTALGVIIGVAAVVALTAIGQGSTAGVTKNLESLGTNLLTVQSARGGGGGSLVRAGPRQTITVEDAEALAGAFPDRVAGVAPSVNSNLQAKVGTNNAQVSVVGTWPAYETVRNSPVETGAYFTDADVSGRKRVAVIGHQTLLDLFGDGTEGSATPEQATGQKIRLGSVTFTVTGVLPDKGNSGFGNANSQVLIPLSTYLQRFARTNSAGGQPTVSSVYLQATDAKDLTGLQSDVTDLLMTRHDLTDPDSLDFQVQNQADSLASLNSITNTLTLFVGAIAGISLLVGGIGIMNIMLVSVTERTREIGVRKALGARPRDILTQFLVEASLLSIGGGVIGMLLGVALAFGGKALNITPVFSLPPMLIAFAFSALVGVFFGYYPAARAAKLDPVDSLRYE, encoded by the coding sequence ATGACCACCCACCCCGCCGCGGCCGCGACCGCCCCCACCAGCCCCGCCCCCCGGCGGCGCGGCGGAATCGGCCTGGGCGGCGCGTTCACCATCGCGTGGCGCGCCATCGTCGGCACGCCGCTGCGCTCGGTCCTGACCGCGCTGGGCGTCATCATCGGCGTGGCCGCCGTCGTCGCCCTGACCGCCATCGGGCAGGGCAGCACCGCCGGCGTCACGAAGAACCTCGAGAGCCTCGGCACGAACCTGCTAACCGTGCAGAGCGCGCGGGGCGGGGGCGGCGGGAGCCTCGTGCGCGCCGGACCCCGCCAGACCATCACCGTCGAGGACGCCGAGGCGCTGGCAGGTGCGTTCCCGGACCGCGTGGCGGGCGTCGCGCCCAGCGTGAACAGCAACCTGCAGGCCAAGGTCGGCACGAACAACGCCCAGGTCAGCGTCGTCGGCACCTGGCCCGCCTATGAAACCGTGCGCAACAGCCCCGTCGAGACCGGCGCGTACTTCACGGACGCGGACGTCAGCGGCAGGAAACGCGTCGCCGTGATCGGCCACCAGACCCTGCTCGACCTGTTCGGCGACGGCACCGAGGGCAGCGCCACCCCGGAGCAGGCCACCGGGCAGAAGATCCGGCTGGGCAGCGTCACCTTCACCGTCACGGGCGTCCTGCCCGACAAGGGCAACAGCGGCTTCGGGAACGCCAACAGCCAGGTCCTCATTCCCCTCAGCACGTACCTGCAACGCTTCGCCCGCACGAACAGCGCCGGAGGGCAACCCACCGTCAGCAGCGTGTACCTGCAGGCCACCGACGCGAAGGACCTCACGGGGCTTCAGAGCGACGTGACCGACCTGCTCATGACCCGCCACGACCTCACCGACCCGGACAGCCTGGACTTCCAGGTGCAGAACCAGGCGGACAGCCTCGCCAGCCTGAACTCCATCACGAACACCCTCACCCTGTTCGTCGGCGCCATCGCGGGCATCAGCCTGCTCGTCGGCGGCATCGGGATCATGAACATCATGCTCGTCTCGGTCACCGAACGCACCCGCGAGATCGGCGTGCGCAAGGCCCTCGGCGCGCGGCCCCGCGACATCCTCACGCAGTTCCTGGTGGAAGCCAGCCTGCTGTCCATCGGCGGCGGCGTGATCGGCATGCTGCTCGGCGTCGCCCTCGCCTTCGGCGGGAAGGCCCTGAACATCACGCCCGTCTTCAGCCTGCCGCCCATGCTGATCGCCTTCGCGTTCAGCGCCCTCGTCGGCGTGTTCTTCGGGTACTACCCCGCCGCCCGCGCCGCGAAACTCGACCCCGTCGATTCCCTCAGATACGAGTAA
- a CDS encoding PEGA domain-containing protein: MKPLGPYVAARDLPGRMNSPVRTLRATDRLTGMPVLLHGLPAPQPVPDLPEHPSVLLPSECVQVAGEAFMVTELPLQARPAQDPDLTARGALAALAALHGRGVVHGGLSVSQLWSVDGEVRLAGAGLPWGGDARPGDDLYALAVILHEMGGVPAPLRPLLDEPGRLDAHAALRLLRGTPPQRDAAPAAPVPAAPEATAPASSEPEPTAPAPVDTEPPAPDSVLPEVQFSAPPAPAPELPSSPLPTAPVPAEPIPAEAIPARAVQAEAAQPAANPPLPVLSAPDVPVRAETSGSRGRRGRGSRFRLPGLSAPRDVATPDAPTVVDPQATPTLPPVEAQVVTGDISPVGPAPVLPEPAPSAPDRSAAPAHDGTPIVLGDPASTGSAAIESTAVESPAAEDAPAVAEPDAAVIPSASVTPTAPVLTAAPVAQAAPIGPDAQVVPAGPARLSPQERRRREHEARREQTERDARAAADRRLQRLEQQRAQAPAQAVAPAPIQIGFDDLPEWEVDAPAPRPQVQIREVPRLPESLRRAPLPEEPGAETGDEAVEGERPGDGSAAEAPVGTLPARRRAGDPIRIGWDEDDSWRVVREAPAPVRSRRPLLWRVAFWALLAVAFVGMALVLVRVVQARGQGQTAPAQSVPRASGSGEAAAVAAAPQPQTVPFTVRGVAGATARLSVEQSPKEANLTPGASLGTAPGRVTFPAPGTYRLRVVVDGFAPGSMTVTVPRAQPVTIDLDR; this comes from the coding sequence GTGAAGCCCCTTGGCCCCTATGTGGCCGCGCGTGACCTGCCGGGCCGGATGAACAGTCCGGTGCGGACCCTGCGTGCCACGGACCGCCTGACCGGCATGCCGGTGCTGCTGCACGGCCTGCCCGCCCCGCAGCCCGTCCCCGACCTGCCCGAGCATCCCAGCGTCCTGCTGCCGTCCGAGTGCGTGCAGGTCGCCGGGGAGGCGTTCATGGTGACCGAGCTGCCCCTGCAGGCGCGCCCGGCGCAGGACCCGGACCTGACGGCGCGCGGCGCGCTGGCGGCCCTGGCGGCCCTGCACGGGCGGGGCGTGGTGCACGGCGGCCTGAGTGTCTCGCAGTTGTGGAGCGTGGACGGCGAGGTCCGCCTGGCCGGGGCGGGCCTGCCCTGGGGCGGCGACGCGCGGCCCGGTGACGACCTGTACGCCCTGGCGGTCATCCTGCACGAGATGGGCGGCGTGCCCGCCCCGCTGCGTCCCCTGCTGGACGAACCGGGACGCCTGGACGCCCACGCGGCCCTGCGCCTGCTGCGCGGCACCCCGCCGCAGCGTGACGCGGCCCCTGCTGCACCCGTGCCAGCGGCGCCGGAAGCGACGGCGCCCGCCAGCAGCGAACCGGAACCGACTGCGCCAGCACCGGTGGACACCGAACCACCCGCGCCGGACAGCGTTTTGCCGGAGGTTCAGTTTTCCGCCCCGCCCGCCCCGGCGCCCGAGCTTCCGTCCTCCCCCCTACCGACCGCCCCGGTCCCCGCTGAACCGATTCCTGCCGAAGCGATCCCGGCCAGAGCGGTGCAGGCCGAAGCGGCGCAGCCCGCAGCGAACCCACCTCTGCCCGTCCTGTCGGCGCCGGACGTTCCGGTCCGCGCGGAGACCAGCGGGTCACGGGGACGCCGGGGGCGGGGCAGCCGCTTCCGCCTGCCGGGCCTGAGCGCCCCGCGTGACGTGGCGACGCCGGACGCCCCGACCGTCGTGGACCCGCAGGCGACGCCAACCCTGCCCCCGGTCGAGGCTCAGGTGGTCACGGGAGACATCTCACCGGTCGGGCCTGCTCCTGTCCTGCCCGAACCCGCGCCGTCCGCGCCGGACCGTTCAGCCGCGCCCGCGCATGACGGCACGCCGATCGTGCTGGGCGACCCCGCATCCACCGGGAGCGCCGCCATCGAGAGCACCGCCGTCGAGAGCCCAGCCGCCGAGGATGCACCTGCCGTCGCTGAACCGGACGCCGCCGTGATTCCCAGCGCGTCGGTGACTCCCACCGCGCCCGTGCTCACTGCGGCGCCTGTGGCGCAGGCCGCGCCGATCGGCCCGGACGCCCAGGTGGTCCCGGCGGGTCCGGCGCGGCTGTCCCCGCAGGAACGCCGCCGACGGGAGCACGAGGCTCGGCGCGAGCAGACCGAACGGGACGCCCGCGCTGCCGCCGACCGCCGCCTGCAACGGCTGGAGCAGCAACGGGCACAGGCTCCCGCGCAGGCGGTAGCGCCCGCGCCCATCCAGATCGGCTTCGACGACCTGCCCGAGTGGGAGGTGGACGCGCCCGCGCCGCGCCCGCAGGTGCAGATCCGCGAGGTGCCGCGCCTGCCGGAATCGCTGCGCCGCGCGCCGCTGCCCGAAGAACCGGGGGCCGAGACTGGCGACGAGGCGGTCGAGGGTGAACGGCCTGGAGACGGCTCCGCCGCAGAGGCGCCGGTCGGGACGCTCCCGGCGCGGCGGCGCGCGGGTGACCCGATCCGAATCGGCTGGGACGAGGACGATTCCTGGCGGGTGGTGCGCGAGGCCCCGGCACCGGTCCGTTCGCGCCGTCCGCTGCTGTGGCGCGTGGCGTTCTGGGCGCTGCTGGCCGTCGCGTTCGTGGGCATGGCGCTGGTGCTGGTCAGGGTCGTGCAGGCGCGTGGACAGGGTCAGACCGCGCCCGCCCAGAGCGTGCCGCGGGCGTCCGGGTCGGGCGAGGCAGCGGCGGTGGCCGCCGCGCCGCAGCCGCAGACGGTGCCGTTCACGGTGCGGGGCGTGGCGGGCGCCACGGCGCGCCTGTCCGTCGAGCAGTCCCCGAAGGAGGCGAACCTGACGCCGGGGGCGTCACTGGGGACCGCGCCGGGCCGCGTGACGTTCCCGGCGCCCGGCACGTATCGCCTGCGGGTGGTCGTGGACGGCTTCGCGCCGGGCAGCATGACGGTCACGGTGCCGCGCGCGCAGCCGGTGACCATCGACCTGGACCGCTGA
- a CDS encoding ABC transporter ATP-binding protein, producing MTAPQVTPAVPAPSLAPAVVDLRAVRKVYAQGDVIFEALRGVDVQILPGEMVALMGPSGSGKTTLMQIIGLLDRPSEGGYRLGGRDVTTLSENERAAARNTEIGFVFQAFHLLPRLNLVENVEVPLTYAGVPPRERRDRAMQVLDRVGLADKARNLPSQISGGQKQRVAIARALAGRPRLLLADEPTGNLDTRTSEEVMGLFSDLHAEGTTVVIVTHEDDIGAYAGRVIRVRDGLIESDRRQTPRSGRLA from the coding sequence GTGACCGCCCCGCAGGTCACCCCGGCCGTCCCCGCGCCCAGCCTCGCCCCGGCGGTCGTGGACCTGCGCGCCGTGCGCAAGGTGTACGCGCAGGGCGACGTGATCTTCGAGGCCCTGCGTGGCGTGGACGTGCAGATCCTGCCGGGCGAGATGGTCGCCCTGATGGGACCGTCGGGCAGCGGCAAGACCACCCTGATGCAGATCATCGGCCTGCTCGACCGGCCCAGCGAGGGCGGCTACCGGCTGGGCGGCCGCGACGTCACCACCCTCAGCGAGAACGAACGCGCCGCGGCCCGCAACACAGAGATCGGCTTCGTGTTCCAGGCGTTCCACCTGCTGCCCCGCCTGAACCTCGTGGAGAACGTCGAGGTGCCCCTCACGTACGCCGGGGTGCCCCCCCGCGAGCGGCGCGACCGGGCCATGCAGGTCCTGGACCGCGTCGGGCTGGCCGACAAGGCCCGCAACCTCCCCAGCCAGATCAGCGGCGGGCAGAAGCAACGCGTCGCCATCGCCCGCGCGCTGGCCGGACGCCCCCGCCTGCTGCTGGCCGACGAACCCACCGGGAACCTCGACACCCGCACCAGCGAGGAAGTCATGGGCCTGTTCAGCGACCTGCACGCCGAGGGCACCACCGTCGTCATCGTCACGCACGAGGACGACATCGGCGCGTACGCCGGGCGGGTCATCCGCGTCCGTGACGGCCTGATCGAGAGCGACCGCCGCCAGACGCCCCGCAGCGGGAGGCTCGCATGA
- the guaA gene encoding glutamine-hydrolyzing GMP synthase produces the protein MSVVILDFGSQFTRLIARRFRELGAYSVILPGSAPLDRILRENPQGIVLSGGPSSVYDEAAPKPAPGVLDLDIPVLGVCYGMQYLAQQAGGDVKRAGKREYGKADLTQYGGQLFEGIQGEFVAWMSHSDSVTQLPEGYEVVAQTEDTPVTAIENRETRRYGVQFHPEVVHTPKGGQLLANFLGICGVTRDWTAEHIIDELIADVQAQVGDGRVLLAISGGVDSSTLGLLLAKAVGEKLTAVFIDHGLLRLGEREQVEAALKPLGVNLVTVDARAEFMAALDGVSDPEQKRKIIGREFIRAFEREARAYGPFDFLAQGTLYPDVIESAGGEGAANIKSHHNVGGLPDDLAFKLVEPFRTLFKDEVREIARLLGLPDHIRMRHPFPGPGLAIRCLGAISEEKLDILRRVDDIFISGLREFGLYDGCSQALAILTPIQSVGVMGDERTYSYTAALRAVTTDDFMTAEWARLPYDFLATMSNRIVNQVHEINRVVYDITGKPPATIEWE, from the coding sequence ATGAGCGTCGTCATTCTGGATTTCGGCAGTCAGTTCACGCGCCTGATCGCGCGCCGCTTCCGTGAACTCGGGGCGTACAGCGTGATCCTGCCCGGCAGCGCGCCCCTGGACCGCATCCTGCGGGAAAACCCGCAGGGGATCGTGCTGTCGGGTGGACCGAGCAGCGTCTACGACGAGGCGGCCCCGAAGCCCGCGCCGGGCGTGCTGGACCTGGACATCCCGGTGCTGGGCGTGTGTTACGGCATGCAGTACCTCGCGCAGCAGGCGGGCGGGGACGTGAAACGCGCCGGGAAGCGCGAGTACGGCAAGGCGGACCTGACGCAGTACGGCGGGCAGCTGTTCGAAGGCATCCAGGGCGAGTTCGTCGCGTGGATGAGCCACAGCGACTCGGTCACGCAGCTGCCCGAGGGCTACGAGGTGGTCGCGCAGACCGAGGACACCCCGGTCACGGCGATCGAGAACCGCGAGACGCGCCGCTACGGCGTGCAGTTCCACCCGGAGGTCGTGCACACGCCCAAGGGCGGGCAGCTGCTGGCGAACTTCCTGGGCATCTGCGGCGTGACGCGCGACTGGACCGCCGAGCACATCATCGACGAGCTGATCGCGGACGTGCAGGCGCAGGTCGGGGACGGCCGGGTGCTGCTGGCGATCAGCGGCGGCGTGGACTCCAGCACGCTGGGCCTGCTGCTGGCGAAGGCGGTCGGGGAGAAGCTCACGGCGGTGTTCATCGACCACGGCCTGCTGCGCCTCGGCGAGCGCGAGCAGGTCGAGGCGGCCCTGAAACCGCTGGGCGTGAACCTCGTGACCGTGGACGCCCGCGCGGAATTCATGGCGGCGCTGGACGGCGTGTCCGACCCCGAGCAGAAGCGCAAGATCATCGGCCGGGAATTCATCCGCGCCTTCGAACGCGAGGCCCGCGCGTACGGTCCCTTCGACTTCCTGGCGCAGGGCACCCTGTACCCGGACGTGATCGAGTCCGCCGGGGGCGAGGGCGCCGCGAACATCAAGAGCCACCACAACGTGGGCGGCCTGCCGGACGACCTCGCGTTCAAGCTGGTCGAGCCGTTCCGGACGCTGTTCAAGGACGAGGTCCGTGAAATCGCGCGCCTGCTGGGCCTGCCGGACCACATCCGCATGCGTCACCCCTTCCCCGGTCCGGGCCTGGCGATCCGCTGCCTGGGCGCGATCAGCGAGGAGAAGCTGGACATCCTGCGCCGCGTGGACGACATCTTCATCAGCGGCCTGCGCGAGTTCGGGCTGTACGACGGCTGCTCGCAGGCGCTGGCGATCCTCACGCCCATCCAGTCGGTCGGCGTGATGGGCGACGAGCGCACGTACTCGTACACGGCGGCGCTGCGGGCCGTGACGACCGACGATTTCATGACCGCCGAGTGGGCCCGGCTCCCGTACGACTTCCTGGCGACCATGAGCAACCGCATCGTGAACCAGGTGCACGAGATCAACCGCGTCGTGTACGACATCACGGGCAAGCCGCCGGCCACCATCGAGTGGGAATGA
- a CDS encoding HD domain-containing phosphohydrolase, with protein sequence MTGDPLRPDLPETLRPALEAQALVLLAQSSRDMFEQCVTLALEITGAGSALALLYRQDTDELEIVAAAGEHRQVALGRHLPRGQGLAWRVVQSGRATLIPRTDQDPQTVYVSGQPMPHTYLGVPLLDPDGRVLGVLSVNRLAQDTQFGSGEAQALTLLGQAASVAYSRMRALEEAQLAARHFEQLAQLSAELAELGSPEDIGQRAVQTLVDLSGFTVGAVVVLDGLGQVQLSVLAGHPEGQDATRRVLAARPSPTGLIGEVLRTGRTQVAPDYQSWSARRADATHVFTGLAAPLRVDGRVVGVVMLMHLVRRVPVPGSLVTLLDTVALRISQALDRADSVEHLHATREAALRTLGRMLESRDGDTFGHTDRVTTLALRLGERLGLPDAHLRHLRWGAYLHDIGKVAVDDRVLRKAGPLTPVEREAMQWHVEVGDQLLREEVFVPREVREVVRHHHERWDGTGYPDRLAGPDIPLLARIFSVADVFDALISARPYKLAWSVQAAADSLREQAGRQFDPAVVEAFLQVLREDGLLDD encoded by the coding sequence TTGACCGGTGATCCGCTGCGTCCTGATCTGCCCGAGACGCTGCGGCCCGCGCTGGAGGCGCAGGCGCTGGTGCTGCTCGCGCAGTCCAGCCGCGACATGTTCGAGCAGTGCGTGACCCTCGCCCTGGAGATCACCGGGGCGGGATCGGCGCTGGCGCTGCTGTACCGCCAGGACACCGACGAACTGGAGATCGTCGCGGCGGCCGGGGAGCACCGGCAGGTCGCGCTGGGCCGTCACCTGCCGCGCGGGCAGGGGCTGGCGTGGCGGGTCGTGCAGTCCGGCCGGGCGACCCTGATTCCCCGCACCGACCAGGACCCGCAGACGGTATACGTGTCGGGGCAGCCCATGCCGCACACGTACCTGGGCGTGCCGCTGCTGGACCCGGACGGACGGGTGCTGGGCGTGCTGTCCGTGAACCGGCTGGCGCAGGACACGCAGTTCGGCAGCGGCGAAGCGCAGGCGCTGACGCTGCTGGGGCAGGCGGCCAGCGTGGCGTACTCGCGCATGCGGGCGCTGGAAGAGGCCCAGCTGGCCGCCCGGCATTTCGAGCAGCTGGCGCAGCTGTCCGCCGAACTGGCCGAACTGGGCAGCCCGGAGGACATCGGGCAGCGGGCCGTGCAGACCCTGGTGGACCTCTCGGGCTTCACGGTGGGGGCGGTCGTGGTGCTGGACGGCCTGGGGCAGGTGCAGCTGTCCGTACTGGCCGGGCACCCCGAGGGTCAGGACGCGACCCGACGCGTGCTGGCCGCCCGTCCGTCCCCGACCGGCCTGATCGGCGAGGTGCTGCGGACCGGTCGCACGCAGGTCGCCCCGGATTACCAGTCCTGGTCGGCCCGCCGGGCGGACGCGACGCACGTGTTCACCGGGCTGGCCGCGCCGCTGCGCGTGGATGGCCGCGTGGTGGGCGTGGTGATGCTCATGCACCTCGTGCGGCGCGTACCGGTGCCGGGGTCGCTGGTCACGCTGCTGGACACGGTCGCGCTGCGGATCAGTCAGGCGCTGGACCGGGCCGACAGCGTCGAGCACCTGCACGCCACGCGTGAGGCGGCGCTGCGTACCCTGGGCCGCATGCTCGAAAGCCGCGACGGGGACACGTTCGGGCACACCGACCGCGTGACGACGCTGGCGCTGCGGCTGGGCGAGCGGCTGGGCCTGCCTGACGCGCACCTGCGGCACCTGCGCTGGGGCGCGTACCTGCACGACATCGGCAAGGTCGCGGTGGACGACCGGGTGCTGCGCAAGGCCGGACCGCTGACCCCGGTCGAACGTGAGGCGATGCAGTGGCACGTGGAGGTCGGGGATCAGCTGCTGCGCGAGGAGGTGTTCGTCCCACGCGAGGTCCGCGAGGTCGTGCGGCACCACCATGAACGCTGGGACGGGACCGGGTACCCGGACCGGCTCGCGGGGCCGGACATTCCGCTGCTGGCGCGGATCTTCAGTGTCGCGGACGTGTTCGACGCGCTGATCAGCGCCCGGCCGTACAAGCTGGCGTGGTCGGTGCAGGCGGCCGCCGACTCGCTGCGGGAACAGGCGGGACGGCAGTTCGACCCGGCAGTCGTGGAGGCGTTCCTGCAGGTGCTGCGCGAGGACGGCCTGCTGGACGACTGA